Genomic segment of Methanolobus mangrovi:
AGAGTACCATCATCTGGGAAGCCCGTTTCAGCTCATTGATCGAACCCTGCGTCTTGTTGCTGTATTCGGGTGTGAAAAGGATGCTTGCACCGACATCTGCACCGATACCGCACAAAGTTGCATTGACACCTGTAGAATCAGCATCAATCAGTTCTGTTACATTACCTACACCGAAGAAAATAGGAATATTCGGATTCTGTTTATGGAAATCCATATACCGGACAAGTGAACCTGCAATTCCGTGGCCAATCGGATCAAGGACAGGGTCTGCTATAAGGTTAATTATACCTGATGCACGTGCTAATTCTATGTTCCGGACAAGGCTCTCAAAGCCTTCTCCCGGATCAGGAATGACCACAGCAGACGTGCCTGCTTCGGCAATTTCAGAACCTATATCATTAATATTGCTGCTGGCAAGACTCAGGACAAGGTCAATACCGCATTTCAGGGCTTCCCTGATAAGTATAATATCAAGTGTGTCTATGCTCAGAGGGAGATTGGTGGTGTCCCGGGCTATCCCGATAGCACGTTTTACGTCTTCAGATGTAGCATGCAGGGAAGCACCAAGGTCTATTATATCTGCACCTTTCATCTCAAAACTGCGTATCCTCAGAGCAAGTGCCTCAGGTTCCAGGCCAGTGGCATCTACTACCTCAGCCATCACTTTCATGCGAGAATTGCCACCTATTTTCAAATTCCCGAGCATCATAGGAACAACTGCGGCATCTTCAAGTTCCTGCACTTTTTCAAGAGCCATTTCCCTCCTGACATCTGCAAGCAGTTCACATGCAGGCACAGTTGTGGAAAATTCCATCTTTGCTACAAAAGGAAGTACAAAACCAAGGTCATAGGCATGTTTCGGCCCCAGACGTATCTTGCATCCAAGTTCATTCTCAGCTTTTGTAAAATTACCGGATACAAGACCAGGAATGAACATAATATCATAATC
This window contains:
- a CDS encoding dihydropteroate synthase-like protein, producing MKILVATGRLAEQTVRNAVGDLADVLIVDTKVAAFITPRKLLTAITDELSSFDYDIMFIPGLVSGNFTKAENELGCKIRLGPKHAYDLGFVLPFVAKMEFSTTVPACELLADVRREMALEKVQELEDAAVVPMMLGNLKIGGNSRMKVMAEVVDATGLEPEALALRIRSFEMKGADIIDLGASLHATSEDVKRAIGIARDTTNLPLSIDTLDIILIREALKCGIDLVLSLASSNINDIGSEIAEAGTSAVVIPDPGEGFESLVRNIELARASGIINLIADPVLDPIGHGIAGSLVRYMDFHKQNPNIPIFFGVGNVTELIDADSTGVNATLCGIGADVGASILFTPEYSNKTQGSINELKRASQMMVLSKERQSSPKDLGVDLIEIKEKRRRTDSVFPENFVPAEKNKMWTLDPKGSIRISIIPDIHGKKEGFILAEHDSASIVGKNAREVMDTILKMELVSRMEHAAYLGQELKKAEIALKLGRSYSQDDEF